One genomic window of Sphingopyxis sp. OPL5 includes the following:
- a CDS encoding proton-translocating transhydrogenase family protein: MDFIAIFSIFVLACFVGYFVVWSVTPALHTPLMSVTNAISSVIIVGALIASAAAGSASSKWLGLAAVVMASINIFGGFAVTARMLAMYKKKER, encoded by the coding sequence ATGGATTTCATCGCAATATTCTCGATTTTCGTCCTGGCATGCTTTGTCGGCTATTTCGTCGTCTGGTCGGTGACTCCGGCGCTGCACACGCCGCTGATGAGCGTCACCAACGCGATTTCGTCGGTGATCATCGTCGGCGCACTGATCGCCAGCGCCGCTGCGGGATCGGCCTCGTCGAAATGGCTCGGCCTCGCTGCGGTCGTGATGGCCAGCATCAATATCTTCGGCGGCTTCGCGGTCACCGCGCGCATGCTCGCGATGTACAAGAAGAAGGAGCGCTGA
- a CDS encoding NAD(P) transhydrogenase subunit alpha translates to MRIAVLKELAPGETRVAATPETVKKFIGLGAEVAVEAGAGEQASIADADYAAAGASVASRADVLKSANIILGIQGPDPKGLKGFADGAWLAAGLNPFGERARVDEYAKLGLEALAVEFMPRITRAQSMDILSSQANLAGYKAVLIAANAYGRAFPMMMTAAGTVSAAKAFVMGVGVAGLQAIATARRLGAQVSATDVRSATKEQIMSLGAKPIFVEAVAGIEGEGAGGYATEMSDEYKAAQAELVSSHIAKQDIVITTALIPGRPAPRLISDAQLATMRTGSVIVDMAAESGGNVEGVVSGEAKKIHGVTVIGAKNIAALMPADTSALFSRNLFNFLSAFWDKEAGKPVLDEEIGTAVRLTQSGRIVHERLMT, encoded by the coding sequence ATGCGCATCGCTGTCTTGAAGGAGCTCGCCCCCGGCGAGACCCGCGTCGCCGCGACCCCGGAAACCGTGAAGAAATTCATCGGGCTGGGTGCTGAAGTTGCCGTTGAAGCCGGGGCAGGGGAGCAGGCGTCGATCGCTGACGCCGATTATGCCGCCGCGGGTGCGAGCGTTGCCTCGCGCGCCGATGTGCTGAAAAGCGCGAACATCATCCTCGGCATTCAGGGACCCGATCCCAAGGGGCTGAAGGGCTTTGCCGACGGCGCCTGGCTGGCGGCGGGCCTCAACCCGTTCGGCGAGCGTGCACGCGTCGACGAATATGCCAAGCTTGGGCTCGAAGCGCTGGCGGTGGAATTCATGCCGCGCATCACGCGCGCGCAGTCGATGGACATCTTGTCGAGCCAGGCGAACCTTGCGGGCTACAAGGCGGTGCTGATCGCCGCCAACGCCTATGGCCGTGCCTTCCCGATGATGATGACCGCGGCGGGCACCGTCAGCGCCGCCAAGGCGTTCGTGATGGGCGTCGGCGTCGCCGGGCTTCAGGCGATCGCGACCGCGCGCCGGCTGGGGGCACAGGTCAGCGCGACCGACGTGCGTTCGGCGACCAAGGAACAGATCATGTCGCTCGGCGCCAAGCCGATCTTCGTCGAGGCCGTCGCCGGCATCGAGGGTGAGGGCGCGGGTGGCTATGCCACCGAAATGTCCGACGAATATAAGGCGGCGCAGGCCGAACTCGTGTCGTCGCACATCGCCAAGCAGGACATCGTCATCACCACCGCGCTGATCCCGGGGCGCCCCGCGCCGCGGCTGATTTCGGACGCGCAACTCGCGACTATGCGCACCGGCAGCGTGATCGTCGACATGGCGGCCGAAAGCGGCGGCAATGTCGAGGGCGTGGTTTCGGGCGAGGCGAAGAAGATCCACGGCGTCACCGTGATCGGCGCGAAGAATATCGCCGCGCTGATGCCCGCCGACACCAGCGCGCTGTTCAGCCGCAACCTGTTCAACTTCCTGTCGGCCTTCTGGGACAAGGAAGCGGGCAAGCCCGTGCTTGACGAGGAAATCGGGACCGCCGTTCGACTGACGCAGAGCGGCAGAATCGTTCACGAAAGGCTGATGACATGA
- a CDS encoding NAD(P)(+) transhydrogenase (Re/Si-specific) subunit beta has protein sequence MEFQSILSAATGGHGLAVNPWAAVAYLVAGVLFILALRGLSSPATAQAGNRFGMAGMLIAVVTTLLTHAPATADGLLDTVGLVEILAAIGIGAVIGILMARRIAMTAMPQLVAAFHSLVGLAAVAVAAAAYLNPVAFGIADAAGQIHVVSRVEMGLGIAIGAITFSGSVIAFLKLNGNMSGSPIMLPGRHIINLGTLAAIVALTAYFTQDQSPWVFWTITGLSFAIGFLLIIPIGGADMPVVVSMLNSYSGWAAAAMGFTLGNTAMIITGALVGSSGAILSYIMCRAMNRSFISVIAGGFGGDDAAASSGGSKEQRPWKPGSPDDAAFLMSQAENVIIVPGYGMAVAQAQHALREMADQLKKEGVNVKYAIHPVAGRMPGHMNVLLAEANVPYDEVFELEDINGEFAQCDVAFVIGANDVTNPAAKTDKSSPIYGMPILDVANAKTVLFVKRSMGGVGYAGVDNDVFYMDQTMMLLGDAKKMADDIVKALSGSGH, from the coding sequence ATGGAGTTTCAGTCGATCCTTTCCGCCGCGACCGGCGGCCATGGCCTCGCGGTCAATCCCTGGGCGGCGGTTGCCTATCTGGTAGCGGGCGTCCTGTTCATCCTCGCGCTGCGCGGGCTGTCGAGCCCGGCGACGGCGCAGGCCGGTAACCGCTTCGGTATGGCGGGCATGCTGATCGCGGTCGTGACCACGCTGCTCACCCACGCGCCGGCGACCGCCGACGGGCTCCTCGATACGGTCGGGCTGGTCGAAATCCTCGCGGCCATCGGCATCGGCGCCGTGATCGGCATCTTGATGGCGCGCAGGATCGCGATGACCGCGATGCCGCAGCTCGTCGCGGCGTTCCACAGCCTTGTCGGTCTCGCCGCGGTCGCGGTGGCGGCCGCCGCCTATCTCAATCCCGTCGCTTTCGGCATCGCCGATGCCGCGGGGCAGATCCATGTCGTCAGCCGTGTCGAAATGGGCCTCGGCATCGCGATCGGCGCGATCACCTTTTCGGGCTCGGTCATCGCCTTCCTCAAGCTCAACGGCAATATGTCGGGTTCGCCGATCATGCTGCCCGGACGGCATATCATCAACCTCGGCACGCTCGCCGCGATTGTCGCGCTGACCGCCTATTTCACGCAGGACCAGTCGCCCTGGGTGTTCTGGACGATCACGGGCCTCAGCTTCGCGATCGGCTTCCTGCTGATCATCCCGATCGGCGGCGCCGACATGCCCGTCGTCGTGTCGATGCTGAACAGCTATTCGGGCTGGGCTGCGGCGGCGATGGGCTTTACGCTCGGCAACACCGCGATGATCATCACCGGCGCACTCGTCGGCTCGTCGGGTGCGATCCTGTCGTACATCATGTGCCGCGCGATGAACCGCAGCTTCATCAGCGTGATCGCGGGCGGTTTCGGCGGCGACGATGCCGCAGCAAGCTCGGGCGGGTCGAAGGAACAGCGCCCGTGGAAGCCGGGCAGCCCCGACGATGCCGCCTTCCTGATGAGCCAGGCCGAAAATGTCATCATCGTCCCCGGTTACGGCATGGCGGTCGCGCAGGCGCAGCATGCACTCCGCGAAATGGCCGACCAGCTCAAGAAAGAGGGCGTGAACGTCAAATATGCGATCCATCCGGTCGCGGGCCGTATGCCCGGCCATATGAACGTCCTGCTGGCCGAAGCGAACGTGCCCTATGACGAGGTGTTCGAGCTCGAGGACATCAATGGCGAGTTCGCGCAATGCGACGTAGCCTTCGTCATCGGCGCCAACGACGTGACCAACCCCGCGGCGAAGACCGACAAGTCGTCGCCGATCTACGGCATGCCGATCCTCGACGTCGCCAATGCCAAGACGGTGCTGTTCGTGAAGCGCTCGATGGGCGGGGTCGGCTATGCCGGCGTCGACAACGACGTCTTTTACATGGACCAGACGATGATGCTGCTCGGCGATGCCAAGAAGATGGCCGACGATATCGTCAAGGCGCTGAGCGGTAGCGGCCACTAA
- a CDS encoding nuclear transport factor 2 family protein has product MAGDTEARLRRIEDRFAIADLEADYAALWDFGDAEGWSRLYVEDGRFEIVEAGAMPAVKLVGRSELQAFCADISKQWTGLHFMHPPRVDIGDGDATSLIFFEFRHLRTGGDGHVRQGLVGGFYRTCYVRTMEGWRISSRVEHPVFENGSNSYNFR; this is encoded by the coding sequence ATGGCTGGCGACACGGAGGCTCGCCTCCGGCGCATCGAGGACCGGTTTGCCATCGCCGATCTCGAGGCCGATTATGCGGCGCTGTGGGATTTTGGCGATGCCGAGGGCTGGAGCCGCCTCTATGTCGAGGACGGCCGCTTCGAGATCGTTGAAGCCGGCGCGATGCCGGCGGTGAAGCTCGTTGGCCGATCCGAACTGCAAGCCTTCTGCGCCGACATTTCGAAGCAGTGGACAGGACTTCATTTCATGCATCCGCCGCGGGTCGACATCGGCGACGGCGACGCGACGTCGCTCATATTCTTCGAGTTCCGGCATTTGCGCACCGGCGGCGATGGCCACGTCCGGCAGGGTCTTGTCGGCGGTTTCTACCGCACTTGTTATGTGCGAACGATGGAGGGCTGGCGCATCAGCTCGCGCGTCGAGCATCCCGTCTTCGAGAATGGGAGCAACAGCTACAATTTTCGCTAG